One segment of Dendropsophus ebraccatus isolate aDenEbr1 unplaced genomic scaffold, aDenEbr1.pat pat_scaffold_2157_ctg1, whole genome shotgun sequence DNA contains the following:
- the LOC138775842 gene encoding gastrula zinc finger protein XlCGF8.2DB-like, producing the protein MSFFLAAECTRRSEGHQISPDITADGQITQDTYEEPSIPPDIPSAPHSKDLASHPSIQVLATDPSQTVIEDKSHRKDVKQKNSSHTEKKTFSCSECGKCFMKKSHLVDHEKIHTGEKPFSCPECGKCFTQKSTLVKHQKIHSGEKPFSCSECGKCFTQKANIIMHQKIHTGEKPFSCSECGKCFTHKSHLVTHQKYHTGEKPFACPECGKCFTVKAVLVQHRKIHSGEKPFSCSECGKCFTYKSHLVKHQTFTGHYSHASYM; encoded by the coding sequence gcagctgagtgtacccggagatcagagggacatcagatatctccagatattacagcagatggtcagatcacacaagatacatatgaagaaccttctattCCCCCAGAtataccctcagcccctcacagcaaagatctggcATCTCATCCTTCTATACAAGTCCTGGCTACTGATCCATCACAGACTGTTATAGAGGATAAAAGTCACAGAAAGGATGTTAAACAGAAAAACAGCTCTCATACAGAAAAGAagacattttcatgttcagaatgtgggaagtgttttatgaaaaaatcacatcttgttgaccatgaaaaaattcacacaggggagaagccattttcatgtccagaatgtggtaaGTGTTTCACCCAAAAATCAACTCTTGTAAAGCACCAAAAAATTCActcaggggagaagccgttttcatgttcagaatgtgggaaatgctttacccAAAAAGCAAATATTATTatgcatcaaaaaattcacacaggcgagaagccattttcatgttcagaatgtggtaaatgttttactcACAAATCACATCTTGTTACACATCAAAAatatcacacaggggagaagccatttgcaTGTcccgaatgtgggaaatgttttaccgtAAAAGCAGTTCTTGTTCAGCATCGAAAAATTCActcaggggagaagccgttttcatgttcggaatgtgggaaatgttttacttacaaatcacatcttgttaagcatcaaacATTCACCGGACACTATTCTCATGCGTCGTATATGTGA